CCCCATGCTGAAAGCAGCGGCATTTAAAATTTTCCTGGAGTACAAGGATGTGTTCGCATGGACGTACAAGGACCTGAAAGGGATACCCCTAGAACTATGCATACATAGAATACCTCTCATACCCGATACTCAACCCATATGAAGGATGTCATACAGAATGAATAAGAACTATGCAGCAAAGGtgaatgaagaaattgaaaagatgtTGGAGGTCGAAATAATCTTTAAGGTAGAAACCAACGAATGGGTATTGCCAATTATAATCTCTCTAAAAAAGGAAGCAAACCAGATAAGGATATGTGTTGAATTTCGATGCTTGAATGCAGTGACTATCAACGATCTGTTCCCGATTCTATTCACTGACAGCATTTTGGAGGAGGTCGCAAGCCACAAGATTTACTCGTTcttggacggattttctggatacaaccaaatcagcaTTGCCGAAGAAGATAAACTGAAAACAACATTTCTACTGGAGGATGGAGTATATGCATACAATCGCATATCATTCGGACTGTGTAATGCTTCGACCACCTTCCAACggattatattgcacatctttgatGGGATGTCGGTTGGAAGCCTCAAGGCATTTttggatgattggtctatttaTAGCAAGTAGGAAACTCATTTGAATGCACTCAGGGAATGCATGGAGAGGTGTAGGCAATCCCGATTGGCCGTGAATCCCAAGAAGTGTCGATTCATGGTACGATAAGGTAAGTTGTTGTTGCACATTGTGTGCAAGGAAGGGTTGAAAACGGACCCCGACAAGGTAGGGGTAGTTGTAAACATGGAGAGTCCCACGAACGTCACAGGGGTAAAATCTTTCCTGGGACATGTCGGCCATTATAGGATATTTATCAAAAGTTTTGTGCAAGTGTCATGCCCTCTAGATAAGTTGACAAGAAAAGGTTAACCATTCACATGGGGAGTAGAacaagaggaagcattcaaggaattAAAATCCCGATTGGTGAGTGTACCAATCTTGGCGTACCCTGATTGGGACAAGGAGTTCCATGTCCACCTTGACGCCTCCAACTTCGCCATTGGTGTCACTTTGGCACAAGTAGGCATACAAGGGCTGGACCACCCTATTTTTTTTGCTAGCCGTCTACTCTCCAAGGCTGAACAAAACTATAGTACGACAGAGAGGGAGGCACTTGGGATGGTGTACTCAGTGCAAAAGTTTCGCCACTACCTCTTGGTGACACCATTCACCTTTTATGTAGACCATCAAGCCCTAATGTACCTGGTGAACAAACCAATAATTCAGGGACGGGTAAGTCGATGATTGCTACTGCTCCAAGAATTCACCTTTACAACCATCATATGCCCTGAGAAGAGTCATGTCAGAGTGGACCAACTATCAAGAATCAAATCCGAAGAGCTTGGGGAAGGAGTAAATGAGGATTTTCCCAATGCCCACTTGTTCCAAATAGTCATACTACCTCCATGGTATGAGAGCATTAGCGAGTACCTATCTACCTCGATGTTTCCACGGGACATGCCATCATGGGAATGGCGCAAGCTAGCATTAAAACTTAAAACATTTCAACTGATCAATGGCCTACTATACAAGATGGGACCAAACCAAATCCTGCGAAGATGTGTGATGCAGGAAGAAATTCCAAGTGTACTGAAGGAAGCTCATGACGGATTGGTCGGGGGCCACATGGGGCCTAATGCTACCACACGTAAGGTATtgttggcaggactgtggtggTCGACCTTGCACACCAATGCGTGTGAATGGGTGGTCGGATGTGACACATGCTAGCATACCGGGAAGCCTCTTAAATGGAACTTCCTGCCCCTATTCCCCTCCCAGCTACAGGAACTGTTTGaaagatggggattggattttgtaggGCCTCTCAAGGTAAGCAATATGCATAGATGTCGATACATTGTGGTAGCCATAGAGTACCTAACAAAGTAGGTCGAGGCTCAATCTCTATCGAACAACACTGCCATCAGTACAATGAGGTTCCCGTACGAACAGATTGTGACCATGTTCACAATCCCAATTCAGATCACAAGTGATAGAGGGGTTCACTTTGTTAACCAGTTCATCCGGACAATGACGACCAAGTTTAAAATCTTTCACAACCTTTCAAGCCCGTACTACCCCCGAGCGAATGGCTAAGCGGAAGCCACAAATAAAGTGATGGTGTCTATCATCTATAAATCTTGTGGAGTGGAATGGGAAGATTGGGAGGAATGTCTCCCAATGGTACTATGGGCGTATCGTACCATGTACAAGGTGACCACAGGCCATACATCGTTCCAGCTCATGTATGGCCAAGAGGTGGTGGTACCGACAGAGTGCACCGTACCAAGCCTACGGATTGTTGTTGATAATCGATTGGGAGATGAGGAGAGTTTGCATGCTCGACTTATGAACCTCACCAAGCTAGATGAACATCGGatgatggcacaatgggtgacagaAGTGGCCCAACGTTGGAGGAAATACTGGCACGACAAACATCTTCGATGGACAAACTTTCATCCCAGACAATTGGTCCTCGAGTATAACGGCCGCAACGAACTTTGTCCTGGGAAGTTCAAAGTTCATTGGTTGGGGCCCTATAAAATCAAGGAAGTGGGGAAGAATGGAGCAGTGAAACTATCTACCTTGGATGATAATCCAATTCACAACCCTGTCAATGGTTCGAAGTTGAAATTGTATCAGGAACGTGATAAACCattcctatcaatcaacatgttgGGATATACAACAAAGGGAGACTAGACCATTGGAAGAAGTAAAGAAGTAGAGGAAGACCCTATGGTGGTTGCAGAACCCTATAGGCATGATGAAGACTGGGCTAAGCCACTCACATTCATAGAGGAAAGACTTGTGCCCAAACAAGTTGAAGGCGTTGTGGTACCCAAAATTCACAAGCACCTTACAAATGCCTACTTAGGTGATTTGGCGGTATGGATAAGGATCACAGGGCACTAGAGGAAGAGATCCCCATATGAAGGACTCCGCGAAGGCTATATTGTGTACGATATTGCTGAAGAAGTGGAGGCTCAATAGAAGGTAGAACTTGCTGAGAAGGAAGAGAAGCCAATCGACCTGGAGGAGAAGGTAGACTTGGAGGAGTATCGTGCAACCTTGGGACCATGTCTAAAAATGGTATTGAAAGCTAAAGATTTATTTATGATAGTGCTACAACCTTGAGCAGGAAGCCGTCCCTAATGCACTTTACCGGGTAATCCCTAAACCCGCAGGCCCACCACAAGTGGATGACGAGAAAGTGACATGGTACCAACAGTATGCAGGTCAGTACGTAGACGAAAGTTATAAAAGGGTAGGGCCAACACCATTGGTAGATAAAATATGGGACTTGGAATATGTGGGCAAGTGTTGTCCCTAGGAATGTTACAGGAGACTACCACACATGTGTGCATGGCTTCACGACTTGGAGGTTAGAGTCCGACTTCAGGAAGATCCAACTGGGCTAAAGCAAAAAATGGAGGATTCAGAGAATGAAAGTGATGCTAAAGGACCAAgcgaaaaattgaagaaggaaattaGCAATAAAGCAAAGTCGGGAAGAAGACTGAGATTGGTGGCACAAAAGCAAAGTTGGGTAAGCAAAAGAAGACAGTCAATGTGCAAAGAGCAAAGGTGGTACCTGCCAAGGTACAACCAAGCAATAAAACAAGTATTCGGTGGAGGCAAGCAGTTCGGTTCAATAGTCACTTAAAGGTACGAgggttaaaatttaaaaatatttgccaacttaaaaaattaaaaggGTATTTTAAAAGGAGATTATTAAAAATTGGAAAAGCGGGGCAAGTCTTAAGAATTAAAGAGCTTgggttagaaaaaataaaaaaattaaaacaaagggTAGATATTATAAAGTTAGTGGCAAAGAAATTAAATGTggtgaaaaaaatattattttataaaaaaatattaatgttttaagaaccctaaccctaaaggcCAGAAAAGTGTATAAATCACCCCTGCCATCTGGTGGAAATCTATCATGCAATCAATTAAGCAAAGGAAATAAGAGCGAAGAAGTGGAAGACAGAAGCAAACCACCGTACGACATCACATCCTTCCAAGAAGAAGAGTCGTACTATATTGTAAGGATGGTGTATGAAGAGCAATCTCGATGGGGGAAGGGTCGTACAACACAACCGTACGAGGTAGTGCAACACATACCAGCACAGAAGCACTTGTCGTATAGGGTCATAGGAAGCAGAGCAGGGGGAAAGGATTTGATTGTACGAGAATCATCAAGTGGAACGAACGAATACGTACATGTAGCCAAAAGATTGTATGGCATCgtgcaattaaaaggaatttataAAGCAATATCATACGATAGTGTGGACTTAGATTTGTAAGATTTTGTATGAGGTATTCAGTGTGGCAGGGTTGTGTATCGGTCATACGACTCCGTACATGACATCCAGCTCGAAGGGCGACCAGAAGAAGACCTTATGGGAATAGCGGGACACTATACAAAGCGGGAAGGCATCAGAAAAAAATTACGAGTATTTGTGCAGAGTTGGAAGAAGTTTGTACCGCATTGGCTAAAGAATTTATTGGCAATCATACATCCCATACCAGAGGAAGGAGTCCGTACGGTGAAGGAGTGGTTGGCAGTTCGTACGGTGAAGGAGGATTTGGTGACGCGAGTATGGTAAAGACAAGTTGGGGTGACCCCAGCTGAACAAAAAATTCAGACCATTATAATAATGATCGAGGGCAAGAAAAGGAGAAGGTAAAACCACAGAATTTGaagcacacaatcatgactacGACAGGAGAAccaagcagcagtagtgccaagAAGCCCAAAGTGCAGCCGAGAATTCAGCGAGACCAGCAGGAAAAAGTGATGATAGAAACCTTGGCCTTCGAAAGTGTCACGGGAAGTGAATGTCGCAGCTAGTGGGATGAAACCTCTCCAGACCATGCAATGAAGAATTCCCTCAGAAAAGTCGAGGTAGACCATGCCATCCAAATGCCAACCTTCAACATaaaatattttgagctagttctccGAACCATGGTGGCAGGTTATGATTCTCGAAGGCAAAAATCTATAATTGAGTACCAAAACTGCACTATCACAGTTTCCTTCAAACCTAGCGAATTTCGGAGGGTATTTGGAATACCAGACAGGGGGGAGTCTGCGGAAAAACCAATAGCCAAAATGAccaaggaatagaaggattgattgttgaagttgtTATGTTGAAGCGATTTGACTCCTACAGAATGGAAAAGTTTGTGGGCAAGCAGCAACAGTCGTGGATTGAAACGTTCCTCCATTGCCACTAGTGACTAGCGAATGTTGATGGATTTGGTGAAAAGAAGGTTGATAGGGGCAAGCAAGGCTTCAAACATAGCCATTTGGATGATAAGCCTCATGAATGGACTCAAATTGGGTCACGTGTATAATTGGGCACAGCTGCTCTCCGATAGGATTAATGACTTCCTTGCCCTACAACACAAAATGTTCTACATGTGCCACCACGCCATCAGCTTGTTCCTGAAAGTTGTTTGTACGCAGGTACCCTTGGAGAAGTGGGGAAGGCTTCAATCGTAGGGAAGAGTAGAACCGAACAAGCTTGCTATGTACTATTGGGTGCATTTGGACATGCTCGGCAGTAGTGATGCCACCCAACCATCCAGGAAGAAGAGGAGACAGGAGGTGGAAGAGGAAAGTTCCAGTGATGACACCAAAGGGGAAGAGGAAGAAACATAAGATTTGGAGAGTCAAAGCGGTGAAGAGGGGTTCCAGATGGCACCGCACAATGTAGACTCAGACGAAGTTGAAGAAGTAGAAGGGTGGAAGTGCAACCAGAAGGAGGGGAAGAAGTAGAGCGACCCGCAGCACAAGAAATATTATGACATGAGTAAATTTTGCAGCCCCTAAGCTACCCTCGTCGGCTCACTTGGTACCCCCACAGGCATTGACAGTGGCTACGCCAGTAGGAGACGTCACCCCAGTCAGCGTGTTTTTCAAAAAAGTTCCCGAAGGATCCCCACGGGGCCCACTTCGAGTGTCCTTGCCCCAAATTGGGCTGGCTATCGGGGGAATAATGCAACCAAGAGGGAAATTCGTACAAACACCTATGGTTGGGGCGATACAATCAGCTAAGGTAGTCGCACGCACATCTCCAGTAATTCATTGTATGGATGATACACCTGCAGCCATACATGCACCTTTAACAACTCACTGTATGAATGACACACTCGAACAGATGGCAGCACCCTCGGGTGGGGGTGTATGGATGATAGTACCATCAGGTGGAGATGTACAGGTGACTGTGGCCGAAAGAGTAGATCAAAGTGGAGATGGCGGAGTCCATACAGATGAAGGGCCTTCACATCTCACAGCCAGACATACAGGACCCCATCGACTCTATTCAGTGGTTTATGACGGAGTTGCAGGGCTTTACAAAGGTAGCACGTGGCATCGTCGACCTGGCCTTACGCGTAGATATAGGAGCCCTACTAGAAGCAGAGAGGTTTTTGTCATTTATGACCACCAGATGCCAAGAGGAGTTCACGCAACAGTTTGTCCACCATGGGTGGCTAGCAACCAAGAGTCTTGAGATGGTGGCAGCCGGGCGAGGTACACGCATCATGCACGACAAGGGGGCCCTTGTCCCCACCTTGCAAGGCAAGGATAAATCCTACACGGAGCTATATTTTTAGATGCAGCAAGCCCAGGTTGAACAACAAGCTGCTAAGGAAGAGATCGTCGTACTTTAGCAGGAGTTGGAACTTGCTACCATGGAGAAACAGATTTGAACTGAGCAAGAGAAGGCGGTTGCACTACAGAAAACCCATATGGCGGAACAGAGTGTTTAGATGAAGGCATCGGAGGAGAGGGTCTCAATCTTGACATGTGAGGTGGAGCAGAAAGATAAGGATTTGATTGAGGCAACGCTCATGGTGAAGAAATCTCATGAATGCCAGCTAGTTGCCGAGAGGAACTTCTAGTTCCGCACAAAGCAACTGCAACAGACTTCAGCTTCCACCACTCCAAGGATGTCTTCTCATCCCTCTCAGTCTTAGTTTCCAGATATCCAGCTCCCATTTTGTCTTCGTCATCTCGAAGACgattacttttttctttttctttttttttttttggggggggggttgaTGTTAGGTGGTAATTAGGCTAATACTTATATTTTGCTAAGTTATGTTTTGTGTAATAAGACAGTCGTTGGTTCACGTGGGGGTGAGTCGACAGTTGTGACGGTTGGCATCTCCATCAACCGTTGGGTGTCTTATATAAGTACAATGTAAGGGAATCATaaaaatgttgttgttgatgtactGGCTTTGGAATGCAATAAAAGAGAACATCTTTTTGTCATATTGTTGTGATCATTACTTTTAATTAATGTTCTGAGTATAATTGTAGTTGATGGTTATATGTTTTGTATACATTTATTGTTTATTCCGTGAACTTGAACAACTCACTGTAGGGAGTAAACAATTGGTACTCGATACTCTATGCTCGATACTCTGTGTAAAATGTTCACATCAACAGGGgaataaatgttttatttcaaaattgatgaAAGGAGCCTTAAAAGAAAAATTTTATAACTAAGTAGAAAACCTACTAGAGGATGAAGGCATGAGTGATTGGAGGACATTCAACAACCTCTTGTCAATCACTAGCAATGAGATCGTGAAATTACATTAGTGACAAAACTATTTTTGTCAAAATGACTAAAGCCAAGATTGATTTCCAAGTGGTAGTGGCCACCATTTCATATCATTTGTGATTAGAGTAGCAATGATATATAATGGTGGCACGTGAAAACAAGAACTTGGTTCTCAATATTTTAATGATGTGGTTGGATGTGTATGTCCCCAATCATAACTCTTAATTGTTTGTGAATGGATGTTGTAtacacataaatttgtctattaattaaatgaacattaaatatttatt
The nucleotide sequence above comes from Cryptomeria japonica chromosome 11, Sugi_1.0, whole genome shotgun sequence. Encoded proteins:
- the LOC131051343 gene encoding uncharacterized protein LOC131051343; amino-acid sequence: MYKVTTGHTSFQLMYGQEVVVPTECTVPSLRIVVDNRLGDEESLHARLMNLTKLDEHRMMAQWVTEVAQRWRKYWHDKHLRWTNFHPRQLVLEYNGRNELCPGKFKVHWLGPYKIKEVGKNGAVKLSTLDDNPIHNPVNGSKLKLYQERDKPFLSINMLGYTTKGD